One window of Nitrospirota bacterium genomic DNA carries:
- a CDS encoding nitronate monooxygenase — translation MSGSEVVLQPLLIKGKRITVPIVQGGMGVGVSLSPLAGAVAREGGLGIVSSACLDRLVSKRTGKKYTTYEAAYEEVSRAKESRGFAGINIMVALVRDYVDSVRGALDAGADAIISGAGLPLGLPAIQPPKDTALIPIVSSARALELICKKWEKLGYRPDAAVLEGPLAGGHLGFKIDQIDLEANRLENLLPPVKDMAKRYGDLPVIVAGGIYTHEDIVRFMAMGADGVQMGTRFLTTEESSASEPYKQAVVAAQERDIMVAYDPGSPCGMPFRIIQQSPMYVSALKRLRQPKCDKGYVLLKDKEGKFSVCPAKESNEHHFCICNGLLSSAGYNPDKEEPLYTVGTNAWRVDRIVPVKSLMAELTGRAFRQNG, via the coding sequence TTGTCGGGATCGGAAGTTGTGTTGCAGCCGCTGCTCATCAAGGGTAAAAGGATAACCGTACCCATCGTCCAGGGAGGGATGGGTGTCGGCGTTTCGCTCTCTCCGCTCGCCGGCGCAGTGGCACGTGAGGGAGGACTCGGTATCGTCTCGAGCGCCTGTCTCGACCGCCTCGTCTCGAAGAGGACCGGGAAGAAATACACCACCTATGAAGCAGCTTACGAAGAGGTGTCCCGGGCGAAGGAGTCCAGGGGGTTCGCCGGAATCAATATCATGGTCGCCCTCGTGCGGGACTATGTCGATTCAGTGCGGGGAGCGCTCGATGCCGGTGCGGACGCCATCATCTCGGGAGCGGGCCTGCCGCTCGGCCTGCCCGCCATCCAGCCGCCGAAAGACACCGCCCTGATCCCCATCGTCTCTTCTGCCAGGGCGCTCGAGCTCATCTGCAAGAAGTGGGAGAAGCTCGGCTACCGGCCCGACGCCGCTGTCCTCGAGGGGCCGCTCGCCGGAGGCCATCTCGGATTCAAAATAGACCAGATTGACCTCGAGGCAAACAGGCTCGAGAATCTTCTGCCCCCGGTCAAGGATATGGCGAAGCGGTACGGCGACCTCCCGGTCATCGTGGCAGGGGGTATTTATACCCACGAGGATATCGTGCGCTTCATGGCGATGGGCGCCGACGGCGTCCAGATGGGGACGCGCTTCCTCACCACTGAAGAGAGCTCCGCCTCGGAGCCCTACAAGCAGGCTGTCGTTGCTGCGCAGGAAAGGGATATCATGGTCGCCTACGATCCCGGCTCTCCCTGCGGCATGCCCTTCAGGATCATTCAACAATCTCCGATGTATGTATCGGCGCTGAAGCGCCTGCGGCAACCGAAGTGCGACAAAGGCTATGTGCTCCTCAAAGATAAAGAGGGGAAGTTCTCCGTCTGCCCGGCGAAGGAGAGCAACGAGCACCACTTCTGCATCTGCAACGGGCTGCTCAGCTCCGCAGGGTACAATCCCGATAAAGAGGAACCGCTGTATACCGTAGGGACCAACGCATGGAGGGTCGACCGTATCGTGCCCGTCAAGTCCCTCATGGCCGAGCTGACCGGCCGGGCTTTCCGGCAGAACGGCTAG
- the ribE gene encoding 6,7-dimethyl-8-ribityllumazine synthase: protein MKIIEGELQAKGLTFGIVVSRFNDFITSRLLDGAVDALVRHGAQEEDLEVVKVPGAFEIPLAAKRMAAKGAYNAIICLGTVIRGATPHFEYVAGEVSKGIAAASLETGVPIAFGVITSDTIEQAVERAGTKAGNKGWDAAITAIEMAQVFKKL from the coding sequence ATGAAGATAATAGAAGGCGAGCTTCAGGCAAAGGGACTCACGTTCGGCATTGTCGTGAGCAGGTTCAATGATTTCATCACCTCGCGGCTCCTCGACGGTGCTGTCGATGCCCTGGTGCGGCATGGGGCGCAGGAGGAGGATCTCGAGGTGGTGAAGGTCCCTGGCGCGTTCGAGATCCCCCTTGCGGCAAAGCGGATGGCGGCAAAGGGCGCCTATAACGCGATCATATGCCTCGGCACGGTCATCAGGGGAGCGACGCCCCATTTCGAGTATGTCGCCGGCGAGGTCTCGAAGGGCATTGCTGCAGCGTCGCTCGAGACCGGCGTACCGATCGCCTTCGGCGTCATCACCTCCGACACCATCGAGCAGGCGGTGGAACGGGCAGGCACCAAGGCCGGCAACAAGGGATGGGATGCGGCGATCACGGCGATCGAGATGGCGCAGGTGTTCAAGAAGCTATGA
- a CDS encoding tetratricopeptide repeat protein, producing the protein LGVAYGKLRRYSEALEAFKYAIVIRPDYAKAYYSLGVAYGKLHRYPEAIDAFKKAIAVKPDYAEVYYSLGIAYGKLHRYPEAIDAFKKAIAVKPDYAEAHNNLGVTYLKSGMYTTALEAFDQALMIKPDYAKALLNLGVAHLVMGERSKASENIGYLKSLVADGRGDDPPLSPYWISHYE; encoded by the coding sequence CTCGGCGTCGCCTACGGCAAGCTCCGCAGGTATTCAGAGGCCCTCGAGGCGTTCAAGTACGCCATTGTCATCAGGCCCGACTATGCGAAGGCCTACTACAGCCTCGGCGTCGCCTACGGCAAGCTCCACCGGTATCCCGAGGCGATCGATGCCTTCAAAAAGGCGATCGCGGTCAAGCCCGATTATGCGGAGGTCTACTACAGCCTCGGCATAGCTTACGGCAAGCTCCACCGGTATCCCGAGGCGATCGATGCCTTCAAAAAGGCGATCGCGGTCAAGCCCGATTATGCGGAGGCGCACAACAATCTCGGGGTCACCTATCTCAAATCCGGGATGTACACCACCGCCCTCGAAGCATTCGACCAGGCGCTCATGATAAAACCTGACTATGCAAAGGCATTGCTGAACCTCGGGGTGGCTCACCTGGTCATGGGAGAGCGGAGCAAGGCATCGGAGAATATCGGCTATCTCAAAAGCCTCGTCGCCGACGGGCGGGGTGACGACCCGCCGCTCTCGCCCTACTGGATATCTCACTACGAATAA
- the nusB gene encoding transcription antitermination factor NusB codes for MKRRKAREYALQFLYRIDFVDLPEDAEQQNVLAGMRGDLRDFWEDTGEKDQELRVFAEDIIAGTIGHLREIDSEVQRVAEKWSLSRMAAIDRNILRFATYELLFRKDIPSAVTINEALEIAKKYSTAESASFINGLLDRIARESEGSKK; via the coding sequence ATGAAACGACGGAAGGCCCGTGAATACGCTCTTCAGTTCCTCTATCGGATCGACTTCGTCGACCTGCCGGAGGATGCGGAGCAGCAGAATGTCCTCGCGGGCATGAGGGGGGACCTCCGCGACTTCTGGGAGGATACGGGAGAAAAGGACCAGGAGCTGCGCGTCTTTGCGGAGGACATTATCGCCGGCACCATAGGGCATCTGCGGGAGATCGATAGCGAAGTTCAGCGCGTCGCCGAAAAGTGGAGCCTTTCCCGCATGGCGGCTATCGACAGGAATATACTACGGTTTGCTACCTACGAGCTGCTGTTCAGGAAGGATATCCCGAGCGCAGTGACGATCAACGAGGCGCTCGAGATCGCGAAGAAATACTCGACCGCGGAGTCCGCCTCGTTCATAAACGGCCTTCTCGACCGCATCGCCAGGGAGAGCGAGGGGAGCAAGAAGTAA
- a CDS encoding tetratricopeptide repeat protein gives MIQFGFEQSGSIGLLYFDGALTKQYSSEMKTALMRALHRVDHLIFNLEKVTAIDAACFQVLCMAQRISASLNKRLTVTGFRQKSFKRLFEESRFRHTECFLDCLRAVCRGKHAERGPHRETQPEPCSARANARKVQGVGRGGAGGGLPHCAADRERKPPMRADVNNPLLQNLQSRDPLAPPGPAGPREHPLARGEGGVHTGKRSVVLLVDDDAYIHRLYGHELKKTFGESITLVHSSSPRSAFAHLLANEVHLVVSCVFFPDDLSGAALLKASKTVYPALPFIINSTMGTFREECSEADAYIVKTPDLSELFTAIAHCLACSSGTGEMNERIRGEENEALFSLGFAYCDLGDFEQALQAFKTIVAKELPSESPLCRPGKDPYCEALREAFRTAHPLSRDYARACLYSGSCCLKLDRTDEAIASLQQAVDIDQDYAEAYYCLGIAYDKQGFCAEAVRAYERAVELNPDYAHAHFNLGNIYEEKGDHLKAITAYRQAVRLYPDFYEAHYNLGYVYCSLGSYREAIDSFDAAIAIKPDYAKAYYNLGIAYNGLDRYFDAIEAFKSALAVKPDYAKACYSLGVAYGKLRRYSEALEAFKYAIVIRPDYAKAYYSLGVAYG, from the coding sequence ATGATACAGTTCGGATTCGAGCAGTCGGGAAGCATAGGGTTGCTGTATTTTGACGGAGCATTGACCAAGCAGTACAGCAGCGAGATGAAAACCGCGCTGATGCGGGCGCTGCACCGCGTCGATCATCTTATCTTCAATCTCGAAAAGGTGACCGCCATCGACGCCGCCTGTTTCCAGGTGCTTTGCATGGCTCAGCGGATTTCCGCAAGCCTGAACAAACGCCTCACCGTTACGGGTTTTCGCCAGAAGTCGTTCAAACGGCTCTTCGAGGAGAGCCGCTTCAGGCACACGGAGTGCTTCCTCGACTGCTTAAGGGCGGTCTGCAGGGGGAAGCATGCGGAACGAGGGCCGCACCGGGAAACCCAGCCAGAACCGTGCAGCGCACGGGCGAACGCCCGGAAAGTGCAGGGCGTCGGCCGGGGCGGTGCCGGGGGGGGGCTCCCGCATTGCGCTGCAGATAGGGAAAGGAAGCCGCCTATGAGAGCTGACGTAAACAACCCTCTTCTGCAGAACCTGCAGAGCCGGGACCCGCTCGCGCCGCCCGGACCTGCGGGGCCGAGAGAGCACCCGCTCGCCCGTGGGGAGGGGGGAGTCCATACCGGCAAGAGGAGCGTCGTCCTCCTCGTGGACGACGACGCCTATATTCACCGGCTTTACGGGCATGAGTTGAAAAAGACCTTCGGCGAAAGCATAACGCTGGTCCACTCGTCCTCGCCGAGGAGCGCCTTTGCCCATCTGCTTGCGAACGAAGTCCACCTGGTCGTTTCCTGCGTCTTCTTTCCCGATGACCTCAGCGGCGCCGCTCTCTTGAAGGCATCTAAAACGGTCTACCCCGCGCTCCCCTTCATCATCAATTCGACGATGGGCACTTTTAGGGAGGAGTGCAGCGAGGCGGACGCCTATATCGTCAAAACCCCCGACCTCTCAGAGCTCTTTACCGCCATCGCCCACTGCCTCGCCTGCAGCTCCGGGACTGGGGAGATGAACGAGAGAATCAGGGGCGAGGAGAACGAGGCGCTCTTCAGCCTCGGATTCGCCTACTGCGACCTCGGGGATTTCGAGCAGGCGCTCCAGGCGTTCAAGACGATCGTCGCCAAGGAACTGCCGTCCGAGAGCCCGCTCTGCCGGCCCGGGAAAGACCCTTACTGCGAGGCGCTGCGCGAAGCGTTCAGGACCGCGCACCCCCTGAGCAGGGACTATGCAAGGGCCTGTCTCTATAGCGGCAGCTGCTGCCTGAAGCTCGACCGCACTGACGAGGCAATAGCGTCATTGCAGCAGGCGGTCGATATCGATCAGGACTATGCCGAAGCGTACTACTGCCTGGGGATCGCATATGACAAGCAAGGGTTCTGCGCAGAGGCGGTGCGAGCCTATGAGCGGGCTGTCGAGCTTAACCCCGACTATGCCCATGCGCACTTCAATCTCGGCAATATTTACGAAGAGAAGGGCGACCACCTCAAGGCGATCACGGCATACCGGCAGGCGGTGCGCCTCTACCCCGACTTTTACGAGGCCCACTACAATCTCGGCTACGTCTACTGCTCTCTCGGAAGCTATAGAGAGGCGATCGACTCCTTTGATGCCGCGATAGCGATCAAGCCCGACTATGCGAAGGCCTATTACAATCTCGGCATCGCCTACAACGGGCTGGACCGGTACTTCGATGCCATAGAGGCATTCAAGTCGGCCCTTGCGGTCAAGCCCGACTATGCGAAGGCCTGCTACAGCCTCGGCGTCGCCTACGGCAAGCTCCGCAGGTATTCAGAGGCCCTCGAGGCGTTCAAGTACGCCATTGTCATCAGGCCCGACTATGCGAAGGCCTACTACAGCCTCGGCGTCGCCTACGGC
- a CDS encoding type II toxin-antitoxin system RelE/ParE family toxin — protein MWTVQYDERLEEWFSTISADIKAKILRIVDMLVTCGPLNVREPYVRHIEGHKKLFEIRAKGKDGIARVFYFTASGQRIILLHGFTKKTMRTPKKEIDIAMKRMQEVLHG, from the coding sequence ATGTGGACGGTTCAGTATGATGAGCGTCTTGAGGAGTGGTTTAGCACTATCTCAGCGGATATTAAGGCCAAGATACTGAGAATTGTCGACATGCTTGTCACCTGCGGGCCGCTCAATGTGCGAGAGCCGTATGTCAGGCATATAGAAGGGCACAAGAAATTATTTGAGATTAGGGCAAAAGGAAAGGACGGGATCGCAAGGGTTTTCTACTTTACTGCCTCAGGGCAAAGGATCATTCTGCTGCATGGTTTTACAAAGAAGACCATGAGAACGCCTAAAAAAGAAATTGATATAGCGATGAAGAGAATGCAGGAGGTACTCCATGGCTAA
- a CDS encoding sigma-54-dependent Fis family transcriptional regulator, which produces MKPTILVIDDEESIRYTFESFLAEEGYNVLAAESVDEAMGIISHTLFDVLFVDILMGGRSGIELLREVKERGMNCPVVMITGYPNIDTASEAVRFGAFDYLPKPVKQDRLLSVARLALQHKMLTDEKERYRAHLEAIFRSVKDAIITVDTERRILALNEAAKTLGTLTGAEIGAMLVLRPASLQAACCDALKETIAQMKPVEVPRIECQRDDGGVQVLEISMVPLKDAHGLLSGAVVVIRDQTHLDGLERNLRERQQFYNIVGKSRKMQEIYSLIDDLADVQTTVLITGESGTGKELVAEALHYRGGRSTKPFVTVNCSALSESLLESELFGHVKGAFTGAVRDKVGRFQRADGGTIFLDEIGDITPRMQLRLLRVLQEKEFERVGDSTPIKVDVRVVAATNRVLREKVKRGEFREDLYYRLKVVEIPLPPLRERREDIPLLVASFLKKFNKKLNKEIVAVSAEVQQMLLMHTWPGNIRELEHTLEHAFILCRGTTITINDLPSDFKSTVESRHALAEEGGTDEPKAILHALEKAAWNKAGAARLLGISRRTIYRKIKEYNLMRDYN; this is translated from the coding sequence ATGAAGCCGACGATTCTCGTCATCGATGACGAGGAGAGCATACGCTACACCTTCGAAAGCTTCCTTGCCGAGGAGGGATACAATGTCCTCGCCGCCGAGAGCGTCGACGAGGCTATGGGGATCATCAGTCATACCCTCTTCGACGTGCTGTTTGTCGATATCCTCATGGGCGGCCGGAGCGGGATCGAGCTGTTGCGGGAGGTCAAAGAGCGGGGAATGAACTGCCCCGTTGTTATGATCACGGGCTATCCGAACATCGATACCGCATCGGAGGCCGTGCGCTTCGGCGCGTTCGACTATCTCCCCAAGCCGGTAAAGCAGGACCGCCTCCTGAGCGTCGCCCGGCTCGCCCTGCAGCACAAGATGCTCACTGATGAAAAGGAGCGGTACAGGGCGCACCTCGAGGCGATCTTCAGGAGCGTGAAAGACGCGATTATCACCGTGGATACGGAGCGGCGCATCCTCGCGCTCAACGAGGCGGCGAAGACCCTCGGCACTCTCACCGGCGCCGAGATAGGCGCGATGCTGGTACTCCGGCCGGCCTCCCTGCAGGCTGCGTGCTGCGATGCGCTCAAGGAGACGATTGCTCAGATGAAACCCGTCGAGGTGCCCCGCATCGAATGCCAGAGAGACGACGGCGGGGTGCAGGTCCTCGAGATCTCGATGGTCCCGCTCAAGGATGCCCACGGCCTGCTGTCGGGGGCCGTAGTCGTCATCCGCGACCAGACGCACCTCGACGGGCTCGAGCGCAACCTGAGGGAGCGGCAGCAGTTCTATAACATCGTCGGCAAGAGCAGGAAGATGCAGGAGATATACTCTCTTATCGATGATCTCGCCGATGTGCAGACGACCGTGCTCATCACCGGCGAGAGCGGCACCGGAAAAGAGCTCGTCGCAGAGGCGCTGCACTATCGCGGAGGACGGAGCACAAAGCCCTTCGTAACGGTGAACTGCTCCGCGCTCTCCGAGAGCCTGCTCGAGAGCGAGCTCTTCGGCCATGTCAAAGGGGCGTTTACCGGAGCGGTGAGGGACAAGGTCGGCCGCTTCCAGAGAGCGGACGGCGGCACGATATTCCTCGACGAGATCGGCGATATCACCCCCCGCATGCAGCTCCGCCTGCTCAGGGTGCTCCAGGAAAAGGAGTTCGAGCGGGTGGGCGACTCGACCCCGATCAAGGTGGATGTCCGGGTCGTCGCGGCTACGAACAGGGTTCTCCGGGAGAAGGTGAAGCGGGGGGAGTTCAGGGAAGACCTCTATTATCGTTTGAAGGTCGTCGAGATCCCGCTGCCTCCTCTTCGGGAGCGGCGGGAGGATATCCCGCTCCTGGTCGCTTCTTTTCTGAAAAAATTCAATAAAAAACTGAATAAAGAGATCGTCGCCGTCTCGGCCGAGGTCCAGCAGATGCTCCTGATGCATACCTGGCCCGGCAATATACGGGAGCTCGAGCACACGCTCGAGCATGCCTTTATCCTCTGCCGCGGCACCACGATTACCATCAATGACCTGCCGTCGGACTTCAAGAGCACCGTCGAAAGCAGGCACGCTCTTGCTGAAGAGGGAGGCACCGACGAGCCCAAGGCGATCCTCCACGCTCTCGAGAAAGCCGCCTGGAACAAAGCCGGCGCCGCCCGGCTGCTCGGCATAAGCAGAAGGACGATCTACCGCAAGATCAAAGAGTACAACCTCATGCGCGACTACAATTAA
- a CDS encoding alpha/beta hydrolase: MCYNDPIVIRIVLGAAAALIVIYLGLILLVYLRQESMVYMPSREVRLTPRLIGLEYAEVRLRTKDGVALSAWYVPAKSEQGVLLFCHGNAGNISHRLDSIRIFNDLNLSVLIFDYRGYGESEGRPSEEGTYLDAEAAWDYLVHERKAPPERIVLFGRSLGGAVAAELATRRRAAALIVESSFTSVADMAHELYPWLPVRRITKFRYATIDKIGKIACPKLIVHSPHDEVIPFSHGLALFEKAAPPKRMLRIAGSHNEGFLLSGQTYGEGLKQFIADDALGPAA, encoded by the coding sequence GTGTGCTACAATGACCCCATCGTGATACGGATCGTGCTCGGAGCCGCTGCGGCGCTCATCGTCATCTATCTCGGCCTTATCCTGCTCGTCTATCTCAGGCAGGAGAGCATGGTCTATATGCCCTCCAGAGAGGTCAGGCTGACGCCCCGCCTTATCGGCCTCGAGTACGCAGAGGTGCGCCTGAGGACAAAGGACGGTGTCGCTCTGTCGGCATGGTATGTGCCGGCGAAGAGCGAGCAGGGGGTGCTCCTCTTCTGCCACGGGAACGCGGGAAACATCTCGCACCGGCTCGACTCGATCAGAATATTCAACGACCTGAACCTGAGCGTGCTCATCTTCGACTACCGCGGCTACGGCGAGAGCGAGGGCAGGCCCTCGGAAGAGGGTACGTACCTCGACGCCGAGGCAGCCTGGGACTATCTCGTACACGAGCGGAAGGCGCCGCCGGAGCGGATCGTCCTCTTCGGCCGCTCTCTGGGCGGTGCGGTGGCTGCCGAGCTCGCGACGAGGAGGCGTGCGGCTGCGCTTATCGTGGAGTCTTCGTTTACTTCGGTCGCGGATATGGCGCACGAGCTCTACCCCTGGCTGCCGGTGAGGCGCATTACCAAGTTCCGGTATGCAACCATCGACAAGATCGGGAAGATCGCCTGCCCGAAACTGATCGTCCACAGCCCGCACGACGAGGTCATCCCTTTCTCGCACGGCCTCGCGCTTTTCGAGAAGGCTGCGCCGCCGAAGCGTATGCTCAGGATCGCCGGCAGCCACAATGAAGGGTTCCTCCTCTCGGGGCAGACCTATGGGGAAGGACTGAAGCAGTTCATTGCAGACGATGCCCTGGGACCTGCGGCATAA
- a CDS encoding helix-turn-helix transcriptional regulator translates to MAKLKDFKKLKEEWLKNPAVKKEYDALSTEFQIAEEVLKARVKAHMTQAALAKKIGTKSTAISRLESPNYGKASISMLKKVAKALGCELQIRLVPKGR, encoded by the coding sequence ATGGCTAAATTGAAGGATTTTAAAAAATTAAAAGAGGAATGGCTTAAGAACCCCGCAGTCAAAAAAGAATATGATGCTCTGAGCACGGAATTTCAGATAGCAGAGGAAGTGCTCAAGGCGAGAGTGAAGGCTCATATGACCCAAGCCGCACTCGCCAAGAAGATCGGAACGAAATCCACTGCCATCTCAAGGCTGGAATCTCCGAACTATGGGAAGGCATCTATTTCTATGCTGAAGAAGGTAGCGAAAGCCCTGGGCTGCGAGCTGCAGATACGGCTTGTGCCAAAAGGCCGGTAA
- a CDS encoding PAS domain-containing protein, translating into MKATKPESPGAARARKQAEQKQLHDESMPKERSPHDRLYAKELQEANRRLQEQKVELEQLMQELLRHRDHLEELVDERTKELKTANEYLGREIMERARAERELKKANKLLERVFSSINVLIAYMDAQFNFIRVNRSYAEAEQHDPEFFVGKNHFALFPNKRHEDIFRGVIETGEPFVVYGEPFKYLRGYRRKKEYWDWSLSPVKERDGNVSGLVLNMVNVTDRIRAEEALRESEKKFRRLSQEFNTLLDAIPDAILLLSPDLKTLWSNKGAALLLGEEIAGLTGQYCHTLWHNLPAPCDDCHVLRCLASGREERRQITLPNGRVFDSRAFPIKDEGGSVVNVITIASDTTERMVLQAEVMRSDHLASIGKLAAGVAHEINNPINGIINYAQLLANKSPKESKEHDIAARIIKEGDRIATIVRSLLSFARDHKEQKAAAHLKEICADTLALTEAQLRKDGIALTVSFADNLPPVIANTQQIQQVFLNIISNAQYALNTRFPGKHEDKALEITGESFIADGVPFVRISLRDQGPGIPAEILDKVKDPFFSTKPTGTGLGLSISHGIISDHGGRLTIQSTEHAGTTIVVDLPAKRPEESRNEEWVS; encoded by the coding sequence ATGAAAGCGACGAAGCCTGAGTCACCCGGCGCCGCCCGGGCCCGCAAACAAGCAGAACAGAAACAGCTTCACGACGAGAGCATGCCTAAAGAGCGGTCGCCGCATGATCGCCTGTATGCAAAAGAGCTGCAGGAAGCGAACCGGCGGCTGCAGGAGCAGAAGGTCGAGCTCGAGCAGCTGATGCAGGAGCTGCTGCGGCATCGCGACCACCTGGAAGAGCTCGTTGACGAGCGTACGAAGGAGCTGAAGACCGCCAACGAGTATCTCGGCCGGGAGATTATGGAGCGCGCCCGTGCTGAACGGGAGCTCAAGAAAGCCAACAAGCTCCTCGAGAGAGTCTTCTCGAGCATCAACGTGCTGATCGCCTACATGGACGCCCAGTTCAACTTTATCCGGGTCAACCGGTCGTACGCCGAGGCGGAGCAGCACGACCCCGAGTTCTTCGTGGGGAAGAACCACTTCGCTCTCTTCCCCAATAAAAGGCACGAGGATATCTTCAGGGGCGTCATCGAGACCGGCGAGCCCTTTGTCGTTTACGGGGAGCCGTTCAAATACCTGAGGGGGTATCGCAGGAAAAAGGAATACTGGGACTGGAGCCTGAGCCCGGTCAAGGAGAGGGACGGCAATGTCTCGGGCCTGGTCCTCAACATGGTGAACGTCACCGACCGCATCCGCGCCGAGGAGGCGCTCAGGGAGAGCGAGAAGAAATTCAGGAGACTCTCGCAGGAGTTCAATACCCTGCTCGATGCGATTCCCGACGCCATACTGCTGCTCTCCCCCGACCTCAAGACGCTCTGGTCGAACAAGGGGGCCGCGCTCCTGCTCGGAGAAGAGATCGCGGGCCTCACCGGCCAGTACTGCCATACCTTGTGGCACAACCTGCCGGCGCCCTGCGACGACTGCCATGTGCTGCGCTGCCTGGCCTCGGGCAGGGAGGAGCGCAGGCAGATAACCCTCCCGAACGGAAGAGTCTTCGATTCCCGGGCGTTCCCCATCAAGGATGAAGGCGGCAGCGTGGTCAATGTCATCACCATCGCCAGCGATACCACCGAACGGATGGTCCTCCAGGCGGAAGTGATGAGGTCCGACCACCTCGCCTCCATCGGCAAGCTCGCCGCAGGGGTGGCCCACGAGATCAACAACCCCATCAACGGCATCATCAATTATGCGCAGCTGCTGGCCAACAAGAGCCCCAAAGAGAGCAAAGAGCACGACATCGCCGCGAGGATCATCAAAGAGGGCGATCGCATCGCGACCATCGTCAGGAGCCTGCTCTCGTTTGCGCGGGATCATAAGGAGCAGAAGGCCGCAGCGCACCTCAAGGAGATATGCGCCGATACCCTGGCCCTGACCGAGGCGCAGCTCAGGAAGGACGGCATCGCGCTTACGGTGAGCTTTGCCGACAACCTGCCGCCGGTTATCGCCAACACCCAGCAGATACAGCAGGTGTTCCTGAACATCATCAGCAATGCTCAATACGCCCTGAATACGCGGTTTCCGGGGAAGCATGAGGACAAGGCGCTCGAGATAACCGGGGAGAGCTTCATTGCAGACGGTGTCCCCTTTGTCCGGATATCCCTCCGTGACCAGGGACCCGGAATCCCTGCCGAGATACTGGACAAGGTCAAGGATCCTTTCTTCTCGACAAAGCCGACCGGCACCGGACTGGGGTTGAGCATAAGCCACGGCATCATCAGCGACCATGGCGGCAGGTTGACGATACAGAGCACCGAGCATGCGGGGACGACCATTGTAGTCGACCTGCCCGCAAAGCGGCCCGAGGAAAGCCGAAACGAGGAATGGGTCTCATGA
- a CDS encoding ATP-binding protein, translated as MDIISRDIVNLLLKRLKQEQALVLTGARQTGKTTLCEILIPKATGLDYTYISFDDPDERLRFQHAAISILESIDTPLVILDEVQKIPALFDPLKYVVDAQRRKGGKKRTTFILTGSSQLTLLNTVKESLAGRIGLLHLYPFSLHEVVDGAGTPLLSTIWEGRRLPRKDIDRFTILSPGKLRAVAQTRDEHQQWGGYPSVWHRKEKTDKLNWLKDYRKTYIERDIADVGQVGNIDTFVLVQKLLCARTGQILSISEVARDASLAVNTVKRYINLLSMTFQCHLLQPYHENIGKRLIKSPKIYFPDLGLNKAILGEMTVSSGASYESWVFSELVKWKQLQPVEPDLFFYRTSAGMEIDFLLAGEKTLLPIEVKSSDRITYADGRALESFMKENKKAAPLGIIVYHGKELKSIRENIWAIPDWALFAGL; from the coding sequence ATGGATATTATCAGCCGTGACATCGTTAACCTTCTCCTGAAAAGGCTAAAGCAGGAGCAGGCCCTTGTCCTTACCGGAGCCCGCCAAACGGGAAAAACGACGCTCTGCGAGATCCTGATTCCAAAGGCTACAGGTCTCGATTACACCTATATCTCCTTTGATGACCCTGACGAACGGCTGCGATTTCAACATGCTGCAATCTCGATCCTGGAATCGATAGACACACCATTGGTCATCCTCGACGAAGTACAGAAAATCCCGGCTCTCTTCGATCCGCTGAAATATGTGGTAGATGCACAAAGAAGAAAGGGAGGGAAAAAGAGGACCACCTTTATACTTACCGGGTCTTCGCAACTGACCCTCCTCAATACCGTCAAAGAATCCCTTGCCGGCAGGATCGGGCTACTGCATCTTTATCCCTTCTCTCTTCACGAAGTAGTGGACGGTGCCGGTACCCCTCTCCTCTCCACGATCTGGGAGGGCCGCAGATTGCCCCGGAAGGACATCGACCGGTTCACTATTCTTTCGCCCGGAAAGCTCCGTGCAGTCGCGCAGACGCGGGATGAGCATCAGCAGTGGGGAGGATACCCTTCTGTATGGCACAGAAAAGAGAAAACGGACAAGCTTAATTGGCTGAAAGATTACCGAAAGACCTATATAGAACGGGATATCGCTGATGTCGGGCAGGTTGGCAACATCGATACCTTCGTCCTCGTACAAAAACTGCTCTGTGCACGTACCGGGCAGATACTCTCGATCAGCGAGGTGGCACGGGATGCATCCCTGGCAGTCAATACGGTAAAACGATACATCAACCTGCTTTCCATGACCTTCCAATGCCATTTACTGCAGCCCTATCATGAAAATATCGGCAAACGTCTCATCAAGAGTCCCAAGATCTATTTCCCCGACCTCGGTCTCAACAAGGCGATTCTGGGAGAGATGACCGTCAGCTCCGGCGCTTCCTATGAAAGCTGGGTATTTTCCGAGCTTGTCAAGTGGAAGCAGCTGCAGCCTGTGGAGCCTGATCTGTTTTTCTACCGGACGAGCGCCGGAATGGAGATTGACTTTCTTCTTGCCGGAGAAAAAACTCTGCTGCCGATCGAAGTGAAGTCCTCGGACAGGATAACCTATGCAGATGGCCGTGCTCTGGAGTCATTTATGAAGGAGAACAAGAAGGCAGCTCCTCTTGGAATTATTGTGTACCACGGCAAGGAGCTCAAGAGCATCAGAGAGAACATATGGGCAATCCCCGACTGGGCGCTCTTTGCCGGACTTTAG